A single region of the Stenotrophomonas sp. Marseille-Q4652 genome encodes:
- the ccmE gene encoding cytochrome c maturation protein CcmE: MNPLRRRRLLLVGALVVAGCLATTLAAMALQRNVAYLYTPAEVLRGDAGERARFRLGGMVEKGSFQRAEGSLEASFRVTDGDAQLPVRYSKMLPDLFREGQAVVATGSLVDGVFVADEVLAKHDESYVPKELADKMGAAHQKHDVAAPAAGEAP, from the coding sequence ATGAATCCGCTCCGTCGCCGTCGCCTGCTGCTGGTCGGCGCGCTGGTGGTGGCTGGCTGCCTGGCGACCACGCTGGCGGCCATGGCCCTGCAGCGCAACGTGGCCTACCTGTACACGCCGGCCGAAGTGCTGCGCGGCGACGCCGGCGAACGCGCGCGCTTCCGCCTTGGCGGCATGGTCGAGAAGGGCTCGTTCCAGCGTGCCGAAGGCTCGCTGGAGGCCAGCTTCCGCGTCACCGACGGTGATGCGCAACTGCCGGTGCGCTATTCGAAGATGCTGCCGGACCTGTTCCGCGAGGGGCAGGCCGTGGTCGCCACCGGCAGCCTCGTCGACGGCGTGTTCGTCGCCGACGAGGTGCTGGCCAAGCACGATGAGAGCTACGTGCCCAAGGAGCTGGCCGACAAGATGGGCGCCGCCCACCAGAAGCACGATGTGGCGGCGCCGGCCGCCGGGGAAGCACCCTAG
- the ccmD gene encoding heme exporter protein CcmD: MSNHLPYVIAAYSVFLVVLAWDFLAPRLQLRRILRQAQLRSKRRQPAPAPSLQELER, translated from the coding sequence ATGAGCAACCACCTGCCGTACGTAATCGCCGCCTATTCGGTGTTCCTCGTGGTGCTGGCCTGGGATTTCCTGGCCCCTCGCCTGCAGCTGCGGCGCATCCTGCGCCAGGCGCAGTTGCGCTCGAAGCGCCGCCAGCCGGCGCCGGCCCCGTCGCTGCAGGAGCTGGAGCGATGA
- the ccmC gene encoding heme ABC transporter permease CcmC — protein MNPIVRWFHQLGSPPTFDRFAARWAPWCWAIAAVLLAVGMYQALWVVPAERYQGDSFRILYIHVPSAWMSLLVYALMALYAAIALIWRIKLCEILAMACAPIGAGFTLITLLTGSIWGKPTWGGWWDWDPRLTTELILLFLYIGVMALYASIEDRRNGARAAGLLAIVGVALLPVIRYSVVWWNSLHQGQSISVFGQSAIDPALMAPLWWMVIATKFWFAGSLLARARTDNLRREAGKDWVLRMSGEKS, from the coding sequence ATGAATCCCATCGTCCGCTGGTTCCACCAACTCGGCTCACCTCCCACCTTCGACCGTTTTGCCGCCCGCTGGGCCCCGTGGTGCTGGGCGATCGCCGCGGTGCTGCTGGCCGTCGGCATGTACCAGGCGCTGTGGGTGGTGCCGGCCGAGCGCTACCAGGGCGATTCGTTCCGGATCCTCTACATCCATGTGCCGAGTGCGTGGATGAGCCTGCTGGTCTACGCGCTGATGGCGCTGTACGCGGCCATCGCCCTGATCTGGCGGATCAAGCTGTGCGAGATCCTGGCCATGGCCTGCGCGCCGATCGGCGCCGGCTTCACCCTGATCACCCTGCTGACCGGCAGCATCTGGGGCAAGCCGACCTGGGGCGGCTGGTGGGACTGGGACCCGCGCCTGACCACTGAACTGATCCTGCTGTTCCTCTACATCGGGGTGATGGCGCTGTACGCCAGCATCGAGGACCGCCGCAACGGCGCCCGCGCCGCCGGCCTGCTGGCCATCGTCGGCGTGGCCCTGCTGCCGGTGATCCGCTATTCGGTGGTGTGGTGGAACTCGCTGCACCAGGGCCAGAGCATCAGCGTGTTCGGCCAGTCGGCGATCGACCCGGCGCTGATGGCGCCACTGTGGTGGATGGTGATCGCCACCAAGTTCTGGTTCGCCGGCTCGCTGCTGGCCCGCGCCCGTACCGACAACCTGCGCCGCGAGGCCGGCAAGGACTGGGTGCTGCGGATGTCCGGGGAGAAGTCATGA
- the ccmB gene encoding heme exporter protein CcmB, with protein MSATPLPSMTQAARALVTRDLQLLWRRRGDSLQPVLFALLIVALFALALGARPQLLAQSASAVMWLAVLLAGLLSLDTLLRSDAEDGSLEQWLLAPVPLAWLVLVRVLVHWLTTAAPLIIATPLLAQLLHLPHDQLPVLLASLLLGTPLLSLLGSVVAALTVGMKRSGILVALLALPLYVPVLVFGAGSVVARTQGLDPVPALLMLAAGLVAGLVLAPLAAAAAIRISLS; from the coding sequence ATGAGCGCCACGCCCCTGCCCTCGATGACCCAGGCTGCCCGCGCCCTGGTGACGCGCGACCTGCAGTTGCTGTGGCGCCGCCGCGGCGACAGCCTGCAGCCGGTGCTGTTCGCCTTACTGATCGTCGCCCTGTTCGCACTGGCGCTGGGCGCACGCCCGCAGTTGCTGGCGCAGTCGGCCTCGGCGGTGATGTGGCTGGCGGTGCTGCTCGCCGGGCTGCTGTCGCTGGACACCCTGCTGCGCAGCGATGCCGAGGATGGCTCGCTGGAACAATGGCTGCTGGCACCGGTGCCGCTGGCCTGGCTGGTGCTGGTGCGGGTGCTGGTGCACTGGCTGACCACCGCCGCGCCGCTGATCATCGCCACGCCGCTGCTCGCGCAATTGCTGCACCTGCCACATGACCAGCTGCCGGTGCTGCTGGCATCGTTGCTGCTGGGAACGCCACTGCTCAGTCTGCTTGGAAGCGTGGTGGCAGCACTGACGGTCGGCATGAAACGCTCTGGTATCCTCGTGGCGCTGCTGGCACTGCCGCTGTACGTGCCGGTGCTGGTGTTCGGGGCAGGAAGCGTCGTTGCCCGCACGCAGGGGCTGGATCCGGTACCCGCGTTGCTGATGCTGGCAGCGGGGCTGGTCGCCGGCCTGGTGCTGGCACCGCTGGCGGCAGCCGCCGCCATACGCATTTCCCTGAGCTGA
- the ccmA gene encoding heme ABC exporter ATP-binding protein CcmA, producing the protein MNLPPLLAAQELGFSRDDEPVFGPLDFHVDAGEALLVQGGNGAGKTTLLRVLAGLLDADRGTVVLDGKPADRYRRAHFLAYLGHLPALKHELDTLQNLRYLCGIQGRRARQHPADALGIVGLGGYEDTPVRQLSAGQKKRLALARMWLSPAPVWLLDEPYANLDLEGINLVNRMISAHLRGGGAALVTTHGAYSAPPVRTRMLELGAAA; encoded by the coding sequence TTGAACCTCCCTCCGCTGCTGGCCGCACAGGAACTGGGCTTCTCCCGCGACGACGAGCCGGTGTTCGGCCCGCTCGATTTCCATGTCGACGCGGGCGAGGCGCTGCTGGTCCAGGGCGGCAATGGCGCCGGCAAGACCACCCTGCTGCGCGTGCTGGCCGGCCTGCTGGATGCCGACCGCGGCACCGTGGTGCTGGATGGAAAGCCCGCCGACCGCTACCGCCGCGCCCACTTCCTCGCCTACCTGGGGCATCTGCCGGCGCTCAAGCACGAACTCGATACCCTGCAGAACCTGCGCTACCTGTGCGGCATCCAGGGCCGGCGCGCGCGCCAGCACCCGGCCGACGCCCTGGGCATCGTCGGCCTGGGCGGCTACGAGGACACGCCGGTGCGCCAGCTCTCGGCTGGCCAGAAGAAGCGCCTGGCGCTGGCCCGGATGTGGCTGTCGCCGGCACCGGTGTGGCTGCTCGACGAGCCCTACGCCAACCTCGACCTGGAAGGCATCAACCTGGTCAACCGCATGATCTCGGCGCACCTGCGTGGCGGTGGCGCGGCGCTGGTGACCACCCACGGCGCGTATTCGGCCCCGCCGGTACGCACGCGCATGCTGGAACTGGGAGCAGCCGCATGA
- a CDS encoding pyridoxal phosphate-dependent aminotransferase has product MQPQTKLPKVGTTIFTVMSQLAAEHGAVNLGQGFPDFAAPQRLIDATARAMADGLNQYAPMTGVAPLRQAIAQKVLDCYGAQVDVDSEITVTSGATEAIFNAIHAVVRAGEEVIVLDPAYDCYEPAIDLAGARAVHVPLDPQTFAVDWDRVRAAITPRTRLLMVNTPHNPSGAMLTADDMQALADVLRGTGIYLVSDEVYEHIIYDGRRHESALRYPELRERAFVISSFGKTYHCTGWKIGYAIAPPALSAEFRKVHQYNTFTSFGPAQYGFAAMIRDEPAHHLELGAFYQAKRDRFREQLLGTRLKPLPVPGGYFQLVDYSAVSDLPDHEFVKWLTIEKGVTAIPLSPFYETAPAGQRLVRLCFAKNEATLDAAIERLRAL; this is encoded by the coding sequence ATGCAACCGCAAACCAAGCTGCCCAAGGTCGGCACCACCATCTTCACCGTGATGTCCCAGCTGGCTGCCGAACACGGCGCCGTCAACCTGGGCCAGGGCTTCCCCGACTTCGCCGCGCCGCAGCGCCTGATTGATGCCACCGCCCGGGCAATGGCCGACGGACTGAACCAGTACGCGCCGATGACCGGCGTGGCGCCGCTGCGCCAGGCCATCGCGCAGAAGGTGCTGGACTGCTACGGCGCACAGGTGGACGTGGACAGCGAGATCACCGTCACCAGCGGCGCAACCGAGGCGATCTTCAACGCCATCCATGCCGTGGTGCGTGCCGGCGAGGAAGTGATCGTGCTCGACCCGGCCTATGACTGCTACGAACCGGCGATCGACCTGGCCGGCGCTCGCGCGGTGCACGTGCCGCTGGACCCGCAGACCTTCGCGGTGGACTGGGACCGTGTGCGGGCGGCGATCACCCCGCGTACCCGCCTGCTGATGGTCAACACGCCGCACAATCCGTCCGGCGCGATGCTGACCGCCGACGACATGCAGGCGCTGGCCGACGTGCTACGCGGCACCGGCATCTACCTGGTCTCCGACGAGGTCTACGAGCACATCATCTACGACGGCCGCCGCCATGAGTCGGCGCTGCGCTATCCGGAACTGCGCGAGCGCGCGTTCGTGATCTCCAGCTTCGGCAAGACCTACCACTGCACCGGCTGGAAGATCGGCTATGCGATCGCGCCGCCGGCGCTGAGCGCCGAGTTCCGCAAGGTCCACCAGTACAACACCTTCACCAGCTTCGGGCCGGCCCAGTACGGATTTGCCGCGATGATCCGCGACGAACCCGCGCACCACCTGGAGCTGGGCGCGTTCTACCAGGCCAAGCGCGACCGCTTCCGCGAGCAGCTGCTGGGTACGCGGTTGAAGCCGCTGCCGGTGCCGGGCGGCTATTTCCAGCTGGTCGACTACTCGGCGGTCAGCGACCTGCCGGACCATGAGTTCGTGAAGTGGCTGACCATCGAGAAGGGCGTCACCGCCATCCCGCTGTCACCGTTCTACGAAACCGCGCCGGCCGGCCAGCGCCTCGTGCGCCTGTGCTTTGCCAAGAACGAAGCCACCCTGGACGCGGCGATCGAACGCCTGCGCGCGCTGTAA
- a CDS encoding amidohydrolase, which yields MQDLRISLVQGNTRWHDPAGNRDYYASLLAPLAGRTDLVILPETFTSGFSNDAITQAEGMDGPTVAWIREQAALLGAAVTGSVQLREAGGVYNRLLFATPDGGLQYYDKRHLFRYGREHERYAAGSGRLCVEWKGWRINPQVCYDLRFPVFCRNRYDVERPGQLDFDLQIFVANWPSARAYAWKTLLRARAIENLCYVAAVNRIGVDGNELHYSGDSAVIDFLGQPQVEIREREQVVTTTISAAALAAHRERFPAMLDADAFTLQGLASAS from the coding sequence ATGCAGGACCTGCGCATCAGCCTGGTACAGGGCAACACCCGCTGGCATGACCCGGCCGGCAATCGCGACTACTACGCCTCGCTGTTGGCACCCCTGGCGGGACGCACCGATCTGGTGATCCTGCCGGAGACCTTCACCAGTGGCTTCTCCAACGACGCCATCACCCAGGCCGAAGGCATGGACGGCCCGACCGTGGCGTGGATCCGCGAGCAGGCGGCGCTGCTCGGCGCCGCGGTGACCGGCAGCGTGCAGCTGCGCGAGGCCGGCGGTGTCTACAACCGCCTGCTGTTCGCCACCCCCGACGGTGGCCTGCAGTACTACGACAAGCGCCATCTGTTCCGCTACGGCCGCGAACACGAACGCTATGCCGCCGGCAGCGGGCGCCTGTGCGTGGAATGGAAGGGCTGGCGGATCAATCCGCAGGTCTGCTACGACCTGCGCTTCCCGGTGTTCTGCCGCAACCGTTACGACGTCGAGCGCCCCGGGCAGCTGGATTTCGACCTGCAGATCTTCGTCGCCAACTGGCCGTCGGCTCGTGCCTATGCGTGGAAGACCCTGCTGCGCGCGCGTGCGATCGAGAACCTGTGCTACGTGGCCGCGGTCAACCGCATCGGCGTGGATGGCAACGAGCTGCACTATTCCGGCGACAGTGCGGTGATCGATTTCCTCGGCCAGCCGCAGGTGGAGATCCGCGAACGCGAGCAGGTGGTGACCACCACCATCTCCGCGGCGGCACTGGCGGCCCACCGCGAGCGCTTCCCGGCCATGCTCGATGCCGATGCGTTCACCCTGCAGGGGCTGGCATCGGCGTCCTGA
- a CDS encoding pseudouridine synthase — MSDTPRKLSLNKLSLKRDAAVEQPKLEERLHKVLAQAGLGSRRALEQRIADGLVKVNGEVAQTGMSVRSGDKIELDGRAFVATALTDPARVLVYNKPEGEVITRDDPEGRPTVFEALPPLKGARWIAIGRLDINTTGLLLLTTDGELANAMMHPSFEIEREYVVRVRAPEGQEKVPDNIVDRLARGVALDDGPAKFDEIERIGGTDSHDWFRVVVKEGRNREVRRLWESQGCQVSRLKRTRYGKVTLPRELLRGHSVELPAAQVEAMRAELKLEEGTPSALTLQPVIGQRRAAKTTVRVSRDGGGRNAYVNGHSTADEGRELRRFDNVREDRGRGRGKGGGFKGGLTVSGEAAAKQSQKPFKQRTAKGPKPLPDGNPAAFRSWYVPEGVSTGPSGHRNAGPGARGPGAGRPGQDRPYGKPKAGGAGRGGAGGRAAGAGTGGAQGQRKHPYGHPANAPVFPSDHANPGYSPYGAAARPARNAGPGRGPGGNRGPGAARGPGGNCGPGGNRPQGAGRPGGNRPGGSRGPRG; from the coding sequence ATGAGTGACACCCCCCGCAAGCTGTCGTTGAACAAGCTCTCGCTCAAGCGCGACGCTGCCGTCGAACAGCCCAAGCTCGAAGAACGCCTGCACAAGGTCCTGGCCCAGGCCGGGCTCGGTTCGCGCCGTGCGCTGGAACAGCGCATTGCCGATGGCCTGGTCAAGGTCAACGGCGAGGTCGCGCAGACCGGCATGTCGGTGCGCAGCGGCGACAAGATCGAACTGGACGGCCGCGCCTTCGTCGCGACCGCGCTGACCGATCCGGCGCGCGTGCTGGTCTACAACAAGCCGGAAGGCGAAGTGATCACCCGCGATGATCCGGAAGGCCGCCCGACCGTGTTCGAGGCGCTGCCGCCGCTCAAGGGTGCGCGCTGGATCGCCATCGGCCGCCTGGACATCAACACCACCGGCCTGCTGCTGCTCACCACCGACGGCGAGCTGGCCAACGCGATGATGCACCCCTCGTTCGAGATTGAACGCGAGTACGTGGTGCGCGTGCGCGCCCCGGAAGGCCAGGAAAAGGTGCCGGACAACATCGTCGACCGCCTCGCCCGTGGCGTGGCGCTGGATGACGGCCCGGCCAAGTTCGACGAGATCGAGCGCATCGGCGGCACCGACTCGCACGACTGGTTCCGCGTCGTGGTCAAGGAAGGCCGCAACCGCGAAGTGCGCCGCCTGTGGGAATCGCAGGGCTGCCAGGTTTCGCGCCTGAAGCGCACCCGCTACGGCAAGGTCACCCTGCCGCGCGAACTGCTGCGAGGCCACTCGGTCGAGCTGCCGGCCGCCCAGGTCGAAGCCATGCGCGCCGAACTCAAGCTGGAGGAAGGCACCCCGTCGGCACTGACCCTGCAGCCGGTGATCGGCCAGCGTCGCGCCGCCAAGACCACCGTGCGCGTCTCGCGCGACGGTGGCGGCCGCAATGCCTACGTCAACGGCCACAGCACCGCCGACGAAGGCCGTGAACTGCGCCGCTTCGACAACGTGCGCGAGGACCGCGGCCGTGGCCGTGGCAAGGGCGGCGGCTTCAAGGGCGGCCTGACCGTCAGCGGCGAAGCCGCGGCCAAGCAGTCGCAGAAGCCGTTCAAGCAGCGCACCGCCAAGGGTCCAAAGCCGCTGCCGGACGGCAATCCGGCTGCGTTCCGCAGCTGGTATGTGCCGGAAGGTGTGAGCACCGGCCCGAGCGGCCACCGCAACGCCGGGCCGGGTGCCCGCGGCCCGGGCGCGGGCCGGCCAGGACAGGACCGTCCCTACGGCAAGCCGAAGGCCGGCGGTGCCGGCCGTGGTGGTGCCGGTGGCCGCGCCGCAGGTGCCGGCACCGGTGGTGCACAGGGCCAGCGCAAGCATCCGTATGGTCATCCGGCCAACGCCCCGGTATTCCCGTCCGACCACGCCAATCCGGGCTACAGCCCGTACGGCGCGGCGGCGCGTCCGGCCCGCAATGCCGGTCCGGGTCGTGGTCCGGGCGGCAACCGTGGCCCGGGTGCTGCCCGCGGCCCGGGTGGCAACTGTGGCCCCGGCGGCAACCGTCCGCAGGGCGCCGGTCGTCCGGGTGGCAACCGCCCCGGCGGCTCGCGCGGTCCGCGCGGCTGA
- the scpB gene encoding SMC-Scp complex subunit ScpB, whose translation MDQSLITRIVEAALLASSQPLTLVQLQGLFPEEEPAPPGSVERALELLREACAGRGVELVEVASGFRFQVKADVHAWVARLWTERKTRYTRATLETLALIAYRQPITRGEIEQVRGVAVSSSIIQALEEREWIRVVGHRDVPGRPALFGTTKAFLDYFGLKRLDELPPLSELRDLGELEPQLPLDGDGQPAAPITAGAAPADDEAAANDADANGEGETADAGAASDQQDMDAPADTGADTDSALAGDPEAAPGERVAEVNETEDNAVVMTTGAVDEADPEHEAEADTAGRSQDDE comes from the coding sequence ATGGATCAATCGCTGATCACCCGCATTGTCGAAGCCGCCCTGCTGGCCTCCAGCCAGCCGTTGACGCTGGTCCAGCTGCAGGGGCTGTTCCCGGAGGAAGAACCGGCGCCGCCGGGCAGCGTCGAACGTGCGCTGGAACTGCTGCGCGAGGCCTGCGCCGGGCGCGGCGTGGAGCTGGTCGAGGTGGCCTCCGGCTTCCGCTTCCAGGTCAAGGCCGACGTGCACGCCTGGGTGGCGCGGCTGTGGACCGAACGCAAGACCCGCTACACCCGTGCCACGCTGGAAACCCTGGCGCTGATCGCCTACCGCCAGCCGATCACCCGCGGCGAGATCGAGCAGGTCCGCGGCGTGGCGGTGAGCAGCAGCATCATCCAGGCACTGGAAGAGCGCGAGTGGATCCGCGTGGTCGGCCACCGCGACGTGCCGGGCCGCCCGGCGCTGTTCGGCACCACCAAGGCGTTCCTTGACTATTTCGGCCTCAAGCGCCTGGACGAACTGCCGCCGCTGTCCGAGCTGCGCGACCTGGGCGAACTGGAGCCGCAACTGCCGCTGGACGGCGACGGCCAGCCGGCCGCCCCGATCACCGCCGGCGCGGCCCCGGCCGACGACGAAGCGGCTGCCAATGACGCCGACGCAAATGGTGAAGGCGAGACTGCCGATGCTGGCGCCGCGTCTGATCAACAAGATATGGATGCCCCGGCCGATACCGGTGCAGACACTGATTCCGCCCTTGCTGGCGACCCCGAAGCCGCGCCGGGAGAGCGCGTGGCGGAAGTGAACGAAACCGAAGACAACGCCGTCGTGATGACGACCGGGGCTGTTGACGAAGCCGATCCCGAACATGAGGCCGAAGCGGACACCGCCGGCCGGAGCCAAGATGATGAGTGA
- a CDS encoding ScpA family protein, with protein MTSELAQDANTQTQPQVPQQQEMPLAVVHGQPVLQIPQDLYIPPDALEVILDAFEGPLDLLLYLIRRQNLDILDIPVAEITKQYVEYIGVMQELRFELAAEYLVMAAILAEVKSRMLLPRPPAEDGEEADPRAELVRRLQEYERFKQAAEDLDALPRQDRDTSPVQAHVPDRAAIKLPPPVELKEMLLALHDVLKRAELFSGHAIKREALSVRQRMGDVLGRLEDGRFYRFETLFTAEEGKLGVLVTFLALLELAKEQLLDIVQEAPLAPIYVKSLAAGNTNEPLQFSSEFDDDNGDDANEN; from the coding sequence ATGACTTCAGAACTCGCGCAGGACGCGAACACGCAAACCCAGCCGCAGGTGCCGCAGCAGCAGGAAATGCCGCTTGCCGTCGTGCATGGGCAACCCGTGTTGCAGATCCCGCAGGACCTGTACATCCCGCCGGATGCGCTGGAAGTCATCCTTGACGCGTTCGAAGGTCCGCTTGACCTGCTGCTGTACCTGATCCGCCGGCAGAACCTGGACATCCTGGACATCCCGGTCGCCGAGATCACCAAGCAGTACGTCGAATACATCGGCGTGATGCAGGAACTGCGCTTCGAGCTGGCCGCCGAGTACCTGGTGATGGCGGCGATCCTGGCCGAAGTGAAGTCGCGGATGCTGCTGCCGCGGCCGCCCGCCGAGGACGGCGAGGAAGCCGACCCGCGCGCCGAGCTGGTGCGCCGGCTGCAGGAGTACGAACGTTTCAAGCAGGCGGCCGAGGACCTGGACGCCCTGCCCCGCCAGGACCGCGACACCTCGCCGGTGCAGGCCCACGTGCCGGACCGCGCGGCGATCAAGCTGCCGCCGCCGGTCGAGCTGAAGGAAATGCTGCTGGCGCTGCACGACGTGCTCAAGCGCGCCGAGCTGTTCAGCGGCCACGCGATCAAGCGCGAAGCCCTGAGCGTACGCCAGCGCATGGGCGACGTGCTCGGACGGCTCGAGGATGGCCGGTTCTACAGGTTTGAAACGCTGTTCACCGCCGAGGAAGGGAAGCTCGGCGTGCTGGTGACCTTCCTGGCCCTGCTGGAACTGGCCAAGGAACAGTTGCTGGACATCGTGCAGGAAGCACCGCTGGCCCCGATCTACGTCAAGTCGCTCGCCGCCGGCAACACCAACGAACCGCTGCAGTTCTCCAGCGAGTTCGACGACGACAACGGCGACGACGCCAACGAAAACTGA
- a CDS encoding YciI family protein: MWYVIEGYDGQQVLPARLAARPAHLARLQALQEQGHLLLAGPCPALDAEDPGPAGFSGSLVVAWFEDLEAARSWADADPYVEAGVYQRVEVRPFRKVLP, translated from the coding sequence GTGTGGTACGTGATTGAAGGCTATGACGGACAGCAGGTGCTGCCCGCGCGACTGGCGGCCCGGCCCGCCCATCTGGCCCGGCTGCAGGCCCTGCAGGAGCAGGGGCACCTGCTGCTGGCTGGCCCGTGCCCGGCCCTCGACGCCGAGGACCCGGGCCCGGCAGGCTTCAGCGGCAGCCTGGTGGTGGCCTGGTTCGAGGACCTGGAGGCCGCCCGTTCCTGGGCCGATGCCGATCCCTACGTGGAGGCCGGCGTCTACCAGCGGGTAGAGGTCCGTCCGTTCCGCAAGGTGCTGCCATGA
- a CDS encoding BolA family protein — MTRVERIRAALEVAFAPQLLEVEDDSHRHAGHAGARDGRGHFNVLIVSEAFAGMPPLARHRAVYAALGTMMETDIHALSIRAEAPAA; from the coding sequence ATGACCCGGGTCGAGCGCATCCGCGCCGCGCTGGAGGTCGCCTTCGCCCCGCAGTTGCTGGAGGTCGAGGATGACAGCCACCGACATGCCGGCCATGCCGGTGCGCGCGATGGCCGCGGACATTTCAACGTGCTGATCGTCAGCGAGGCCTTCGCCGGGATGCCCCCGCTGGCCCGCCACCGTGCGGTCTATGCCGCGCTGGGCACGATGATGGAAACCGACATCCACGCCCTGTCGATCCGCGCCGAGGCACCGGCCGCCTGA
- a CDS encoding LacI family DNA-binding transcriptional regulator gives MARATITIRDVAREARVSVATVSRALNGQHNVAEPVRKLVLEVAQRLRYTPNAAARSLSSRRTQTIGVVLPDLHGEFFSELMRGIDGVARGHAHHLLVSSYHGDQEQQGLALQAMRGRVDGLLVLSPYAANPGFLTDNLPAGLPAVLINTPGLESQHAVLRIDNHAGAMTMTRYLLGCGHRRIAFIAGPASNHDAGERLRGFREAMAGAVEAEAIELQGGFDEASGHAAGLSLLDLGPLPDAVFAANDMMALGCLFALTQAGVQVPGQVSLAGFDDIPLARFVHPSLTTMQVNIAELGGRAMSHLLQLIDSPEEASASVQTLVPMLVARNSTAMHDPQAPAGVPAAP, from the coding sequence ATGGCCAGGGCAACGATCACGATCAGGGATGTCGCACGCGAAGCCAGGGTTTCGGTGGCCACGGTATCGCGGGCACTGAACGGGCAGCACAACGTCGCCGAGCCGGTCCGCAAACTGGTGCTGGAGGTGGCCCAGCGCCTGCGCTACACCCCCAACGCCGCCGCGCGCAGCCTCTCCAGCCGCCGCACACAGACCATCGGCGTGGTGTTGCCGGACCTGCATGGCGAGTTCTTTTCCGAACTGATGCGCGGCATCGACGGCGTGGCACGCGGCCATGCCCACCACCTGCTGGTGTCCAGCTACCACGGCGACCAGGAACAGCAGGGGCTGGCCCTGCAGGCGATGCGCGGGCGGGTCGATGGCCTGCTGGTGCTGTCGCCGTACGCGGCCAATCCCGGATTCCTCACCGACAACCTGCCGGCCGGGCTGCCGGCAGTGCTGATCAATACGCCCGGGCTGGAAAGCCAGCACGCGGTGCTGCGCATCGACAACCATGCCGGCGCGATGACGATGACCCGTTACCTGCTGGGCTGTGGCCACCGGCGCATCGCCTTCATCGCCGGTCCGGCCTCCAACCACGATGCCGGCGAACGCCTGCGCGGGTTCCGCGAAGCAATGGCCGGCGCGGTCGAGGCCGAAGCCATCGAGCTACAGGGTGGATTCGACGAAGCCAGTGGCCATGCCGCCGGCCTGTCGCTGCTGGACCTAGGGCCACTGCCCGATGCCGTGTTCGCGGCCAACGACATGATGGCGCTCGGTTGCCTGTTCGCCCTCACCCAGGCGGGCGTACAGGTGCCGGGGCAAGTCTCGCTGGCCGGCTTCGATGACATCCCGCTCGCCCGTTTCGTTCACCCATCGTTGACGACGATGCAGGTGAACATCGCTGAACTCGGTGGCCGCGCGATGTCCCATCTCTTGCAACTGATAGACAGCCCGGAGGAAGCCAGCGCTTCCGTGCAGACCCTCGTGCCGATGCTGGTCGCACGGAACTCCACGGCCATGCATGACCCGCAGGCCCCGGCCGGCGTGCCCGCCGCACCATGA